In Bombina bombina isolate aBomBom1 chromosome 6, aBomBom1.pri, whole genome shotgun sequence, a single genomic region encodes these proteins:
- the PRKCSH gene encoding LOW QUALITY PROTEIN: glucosidase 2 subunit beta (The sequence of the model RefSeq protein was modified relative to this genomic sequence to represent the inferred CDS: substituted 2 bases at 2 genomic stop codons) produces the protein MKVLVLLLALGLLGCCAVEVKRPRGVSLSNRGFYDDSKPFTCLDGSQTIPFDHVNDDYCDCADGTDEPGTAACTNGKFHCTNAGYKPQYIPASRVNDGICDCCDTTDEYNSGAQCQNTCREMGRKEREELQKQAEVAREGFHLKQQLIEDAKKGREEKQVKLQDMVLRRQDLQLQVDNLRLEKEEAEKPEQEAKEVHKKKWEEWKEAEKAETDKRRGLEAFTELDQDSNGMVSAPELTSHPELDTDGDGTLSEAEALSLIGGSYSLDFGSFQDTVWPQIKEKYKSEVVVPPHPQVEEGTESHPEIPTEEDEDEEEGDDGEDEEEESYEEHRAPPTKVPGEEPDMPPYDDATQTLIDGDCSKARSQFDESXKESLREMEDTFRXLKKEISFDFGANGEFSYLYGECYELSTSEYIYRLCPFNRVTQKPKHGGSETNLGIWGSWAGPEDNKFSIMKYEQGTSCWQGPSRSTQVKLSCGKETIVTSTSEPSRCEYLMEFFTPSACHPPQEPLPDDHDEL, from the exons ACCGGGGTTTCTATGACGATTCCAAACCATTCACATGTTTGGACGGATCACAAACTATTCCCTTTGACCATGTAAATGACGATTACTGTGACTGTGCAGATGGCACTGATGAACCTG GTACAGCTGCATGTACCAATGGGAAATTTCACTGCACTAACGCTGGTTACAAGCCACAGTACATACCAGCTTCACGCGTCAATGACGGTATCTGTG ATTGCTGTGACACCACAGATGAGTATAACAGCGGAGCCCAATGCCAGAACACGTGCAG ggaaatgggaaggaaagaaagagaggagCTACAAAAGCAGGCAGAGGTAGCCAGAGAAGGTTTTCATCTGAAGCAACAGCTGATTGAAGATGCCAAGAAAGGAAGGGAAGAGAAGCAG GTAAAACTGCAGGACATGGTACTGAGGCGCCAAGATTTGCAGCTACAGGTAGACAATCTGCGACTGGAGAAAGAAGAAGCAGAAAAGCCTGAGCAAGAGGCAAAGGAGGTGCACAAGAAGAAATGGGAAG AATGGAAGGAAGCTGAGAAAGCAGAGACTGATAAGCGGAGAGGATTGGAGGCATTTACAGAGCTTGACCAGGACTCAAATGGCAT GGTGTCTGCTCCTGAGCTGACGTCTCACCCAGAGCTAGATACTGATGGCGATGGCACTCTGTCGGAAGCCGAGGCACTG TCTCTTATTGGAGGATCATATTCATTAGATTTTGGTAGTTTCCAGGATACAGTGTGGCCCCAGATCAAAGAGAAGTACAAGTCTGAG GTGGTAGTCCCACCACATCCCCAGGTAGAGGAGGGAACTGAGTCTCACCCTGAAATTCCTACAGAGGAAGATGAGGATGAAGAAGAAGGTGATGATGGAGAAGATGAGGAGGAGGAATCATATGAAGAACACAGA GCACCACCTACCAAGGTACCGGGGGAGGAGCCAGATATGCCGCCATATGATGATGCCACCCAGACTCTGATAGATGGTGA TTGCTCAAAAGCTCGGTCGCAGTTTGATGAAAGCTGAAAAGAATCTTTGCGTGAAATGGAAGATACATTCAGGTGA cttaaaaaggaa ATTTCATTTGATTTTGGAGCAAATGGAGAATTCTCATATCTATATGGAGAGTGCTATGAACTTTCAACTAGCGA GTATATATATCGCTTATGTCCATTTAATCGTGTAACACAGAAACCAAAGCATGGAGGATCTGAAACCAATCTTG GGATATGGGGATCTTGGGCAGGACCAGAGGACAACAAATTCAGTATCATGAAATACGAGCAAGGAACATCTTGCTGGCAGGGACCAAGCCGCTCAACACAG GTGAAGCTGTCCTGCGGTAAGGAGACTATAGTCACCTCCACATCTGAACCAAGCCGCTGTGAGTACCTAATGGAGTTCTTCACACCTTCTGCCTGTCACCCACCACAGGAGCCACTGCCAGACGACCATGATGAACTTTGA